The window TGCCTACCACAGCTTCGAGCAGAGCAAGCATATCCTCGTTTGAATTTCCAATCTGTTTCATTTCTTTTGCTTTTTTGATGGTCGCTCTCCCTGCATAAGTAATTCCACTTCGGATAACCTGAAATACGTCTTCCGATTGATTTGCGTTGCCCCAAGAATGCCTTTAACCCTGTACGTCTGCAATGTTCTTTTGCTGATATTGAGCAGTTGGCAGACTTCCTGTTGGTCGAGCCATTTCGTTGCCTGTTGCAATGCTTTGTATGGTGCAGTCATTTCCGCTATCAAATTGGAAACTTCCTTAACTTCCCCATGCAATGCTTTTAAAATCTGAATGTCTAAAACTGTTATTTCCAT of the Chryseobacterium capnotolerans genome contains:
- a CDS encoding helix-turn-helix domain-containing protein, whose protein sequence is MEITVLDIQILKALHGEVKEVSNLIAEMTAPYKALQQATKWLDQQEVCQLLNISKRTLQTYRVKGILGATQINRKTYFRLSEVELLMQGERPSKKQKK